One genomic region from Nymphaea colorata isolate Beijing-Zhang1983 chromosome 12, ASM883128v2, whole genome shotgun sequence encodes:
- the LOC116265178 gene encoding uncharacterized protein LOC116265178 isoform X1, whose translation MKMEKRRREGDVGGEFLGSCIDWSLLTFIILVLLLESTTTTSLEFNFTRYNTRVSSLKLARIQEHLKKINKPSSRTIESIDGDIIDCVHMHKQPALDHPLLKNHKIQKVPPVRPRLDPRHRNYTSNILSRRAWQTWHKTGHCPRGTVPIRRTSADDILRAKSIFHYGKKTVLRPTDRPARFTEAPDVVSGNGHEHAIAYTGTGEYYGAKATINVWDPSIQVTNEFSLSQMWVLSGSFDSDLNSIEAGWQVSPELYGDSRPRLFTYWTSDAYQATGCYNLLCSGFVQTNSKIAIGAAISPISSYSGDQYDITILVWKDPKLGNWWLGFGDNTLVGYWPAELFTHLADHADMVEWGGEIVNTKSSGKHTATQMGSGHFAEDGFRQASYFRNIEVVDADNSLSPVQSLSTLAEDTNCYNIQSSYNTDWGNFFYFGGPGNNAQCP comes from the exons ATGAAGATGGAGaaaaggaggagggagggtgACGTTGGTGGCGAGTTTTTGGGAAGCTGTATCGATTGGTCTTTGTTGACGTTCATCATTCTTGTTCTCCTTCTTGAGAGCACAACTACTACAAGTTTGGAGTTCAACTTCACAAGGTATAACACGCGCGTCAGTAGCCTGAAATTGGCAAGAATACAGGAACATCTGAAGAAGATCAACAAGCCTTCTTCGAGAACAATAGAG AGCATAGATGGGGACATCATTGACTGTGTCCATATGCACAAGCAACCAGCCTTGGATCATCCACTGCTGAAGAACCACAAGATTCAG AAGGTGCCTCCAGTGAGACCAAGATTAGACCCGAGGCACAGAAACTACACTAGCAACATACTATCAAGGAGAGCATGGCAGACATGGCATAAAACTGGGCACTGCCCAAGAGGAACAGTTCCAATAAGAAGAACATCTGCAGATGATATACTCAGAGCTAAATCCATATTCCATTATGGAAAGAAGACTGTTCTTCGCCCCACAGATCGACCAGCCAGATTCACTGAAGCTCCTGATGTTGTTAGCGGCAATGGACATGAG CACGCTATTGCATATACAGGAACAGGGGAGTATTATGGGGCAAAGGCCACCATCAATGTCTGGGATCCTTCCATACAAGTGACCAACGAGTTCAGTCTGTCGCAGATGTGGGTTCTTTCTGGATCCTTTGATTCTGATCTCAACAGCATTGAGGCTGGATGGCAG GTTAGCCCTGAACTTTACGGTGACAGCAGGCCCCGGCTCTTCACATATTGGACG AGTGATGCATATCAAGCAACAGGATGCTACAACCTGCTGTGCTCTGGGTTTGTCCAAACCAACAGTAAAATAGCTATTGGAGCGGCCATCTCCCCCATTTCTTCCTATTCTGGCGATCAATACGACATCACCATTCTCGTCTGGAAG GATCCGAAGCTGGGGAATTGGTGGCTGGGCTTCGGGGACAACACTTTGGTGGGGTACTGGCCGGCGGAGCTGTTCACCCACCTGGCGGACCACGCGGACATGGTGGAGTGGGGAGGGGAGATCGTGAACACCAAGTCGAGCGGCAAGCACACGGCCACGCAGATGGGCAGCGGCCACTTCGCCGAGGACGGCTTCCGGCAGGCCAGCTACTTCCGGAACATAGAGGTTGTGGATGCCGACAACAGCCTCAGCCCCGTCCAGTCTCTCTCCACTCTCGCCGAGGACACCAACTGCTACAACATCCAGAGCTCCTACAATACCGACTGGGGCAATTTCTTTTACTTTGGTGGACCTGGCAACAATGCACAATGTCCTTAA
- the LOC116265178 gene encoding uncharacterized protein LOC116265178 isoform X2: MKMEKRRREGDVGGEFLGSCIDWSLLTFIILVLLLESTTTTSLEFNFTRYNTRVSSLKLARIQEHLKKINKPSSRTIESIDGDIIDCVHMHKQPALDHPLLKNHKIQVPPVRPRLDPRHRNYTSNILSRRAWQTWHKTGHCPRGTVPIRRTSADDILRAKSIFHYGKKTVLRPTDRPARFTEAPDVVSGNGHEHAIAYTGTGEYYGAKATINVWDPSIQVTNEFSLSQMWVLSGSFDSDLNSIEAGWQVSPELYGDSRPRLFTYWTSDAYQATGCYNLLCSGFVQTNSKIAIGAAISPISSYSGDQYDITILVWKDPKLGNWWLGFGDNTLVGYWPAELFTHLADHADMVEWGGEIVNTKSSGKHTATQMGSGHFAEDGFRQASYFRNIEVVDADNSLSPVQSLSTLAEDTNCYNIQSSYNTDWGNFFYFGGPGNNAQCP; encoded by the exons ATGAAGATGGAGaaaaggaggagggagggtgACGTTGGTGGCGAGTTTTTGGGAAGCTGTATCGATTGGTCTTTGTTGACGTTCATCATTCTTGTTCTCCTTCTTGAGAGCACAACTACTACAAGTTTGGAGTTCAACTTCACAAGGTATAACACGCGCGTCAGTAGCCTGAAATTGGCAAGAATACAGGAACATCTGAAGAAGATCAACAAGCCTTCTTCGAGAACAATAGAG AGCATAGATGGGGACATCATTGACTGTGTCCATATGCACAAGCAACCAGCCTTGGATCATCCACTGCTGAAGAACCACAAGATTCAG GTGCCTCCAGTGAGACCAAGATTAGACCCGAGGCACAGAAACTACACTAGCAACATACTATCAAGGAGAGCATGGCAGACATGGCATAAAACTGGGCACTGCCCAAGAGGAACAGTTCCAATAAGAAGAACATCTGCAGATGATATACTCAGAGCTAAATCCATATTCCATTATGGAAAGAAGACTGTTCTTCGCCCCACAGATCGACCAGCCAGATTCACTGAAGCTCCTGATGTTGTTAGCGGCAATGGACATGAG CACGCTATTGCATATACAGGAACAGGGGAGTATTATGGGGCAAAGGCCACCATCAATGTCTGGGATCCTTCCATACAAGTGACCAACGAGTTCAGTCTGTCGCAGATGTGGGTTCTTTCTGGATCCTTTGATTCTGATCTCAACAGCATTGAGGCTGGATGGCAG GTTAGCCCTGAACTTTACGGTGACAGCAGGCCCCGGCTCTTCACATATTGGACG AGTGATGCATATCAAGCAACAGGATGCTACAACCTGCTGTGCTCTGGGTTTGTCCAAACCAACAGTAAAATAGCTATTGGAGCGGCCATCTCCCCCATTTCTTCCTATTCTGGCGATCAATACGACATCACCATTCTCGTCTGGAAG GATCCGAAGCTGGGGAATTGGTGGCTGGGCTTCGGGGACAACACTTTGGTGGGGTACTGGCCGGCGGAGCTGTTCACCCACCTGGCGGACCACGCGGACATGGTGGAGTGGGGAGGGGAGATCGTGAACACCAAGTCGAGCGGCAAGCACACGGCCACGCAGATGGGCAGCGGCCACTTCGCCGAGGACGGCTTCCGGCAGGCCAGCTACTTCCGGAACATAGAGGTTGTGGATGCCGACAACAGCCTCAGCCCCGTCCAGTCTCTCTCCACTCTCGCCGAGGACACCAACTGCTACAACATCCAGAGCTCCTACAATACCGACTGGGGCAATTTCTTTTACTTTGGTGGACCTGGCAACAATGCACAATGTCCTTAA